A part of Aegilops tauschii subsp. strangulata cultivar AL8/78 chromosome 2, Aet v6.0, whole genome shotgun sequence genomic DNA contains:
- the LOC141040839 gene encoding fatty acyl-CoA reductase 2, chloroplastic-like, with amino-acid sequence MKASPFSSQVQKRNPLSKKPVIPQHQSDTYDILEIRLSLTNPDVGKVYVLIKAKDNEAAMKRLKNEVEDTELFRCLQEIHGKNYHSFVLSKQVPVVGNFREAYIGIAPELAKEIAEEVDVIVNSAANTTFDERYDVALDINTVGPFRIMSFAQRFRILKLFLQVSIGQNAK; translated from the exons ATGAAGGCTTCGCCCTTCTCAAGTCAAGTGCAGAAGCGAAATCCGTTGAGCAAGAAGCCAGTGATCCCACAACATCAAAGTGATACATATGACATATTGGAAATTAGGCTTAGTTT GACAAATCCTGATGTTGGTAAAGTATACGTGTTGATCAAGGCCAAGGACAATGAAGCAGCCATGAAAAGATTGAAGAACGAG GTAGAAGATACTGAGTTGTTCAGATGTTTACAGGAAATCCATGGGAAAAACTACCACAGCTTTGTATTAAGCAAGCAGGTTCCAGTCGTTGGTAATTTCAGGGAAGCCTACATTGGCATTGCTCCTGAGTTAGCCAAAGAGATCGCGGAAGAAGTGGATGTTATCGTAAACTCTGCAGCAAATACCACTTTTGATGAGAG GTATGATGTAGCACTAGACATCAACACCGTGGGGCCATTCCGGATAATGAGTTTCGCGCAGCGGTTTCGAATACTGAAGCTCTTCTTGCAAGTATCAATAGGTCAGAATGCCAAATAA